One window of Athalia rosae chromosome 4, iyAthRosa1.1, whole genome shotgun sequence genomic DNA carries:
- the LOC105689540 gene encoding tyrosine-protein kinase receptor torso isoform X5, protein MQSFKSTTMSWFATFVLLVLQGVAVTFCELTFDDALLLATCILECEDIECMRNCTQKPKNIKALDEEAQANFTLVCQDVEYIAITHSPGLFIIDRRMKFGNWSDPLITNLTKESITGLSPGTRYQFRLHRIFIDGFSKPEETDWIETKKDAYIPSGVEQVSQKSLEVDSENPLRMRLVVSFTPNKERSCVYEVICRTVVNINKLITLQEPTIFEANFEGLELGVEYTIQAAALTRSSSTSTKTSMIVRTPTCLEIYGNLTMCAPPEVTGLNAEAIPLGNNTYNVIVTWDEPKLIPDFFVVYLHPIDIISGHLLTCNVSGNSTEAIFTEVQIPSQYDVAIGGSSAGGLGKYVRANFRAEPKSTNVSRELIISKTGTIVMTLLAIVAIVVGTVACAYHRHGRRNVRETRSNNFKNITEGHLIAPYQSPDQKDAAREMIKDVGDPEPFVVGVKSMEGRVKSLLTAMDEYEIDPELLEIKRVLGRGAFGIVRLGSLRDNRGHYTDVAVKMLRENPSAEDLRDFEREIRMMKSVGQHPNIVSLVGCCTIKPRPFLIVEFCSKGDLLFFLRAIHEEATVSVITSRNRYETTPPSSSPNGVPVGDERKKDLSSSPVSEDVRVTSSVANRGYDLDQDSSNATETVTVTDLLNFGRQIATGMEFLSSNRVVHRDLAARNVLVCEDRTVKISDFGLSRDIYQENVYKKQGNGRLPVKWLAIEALTHQVYSTYSDVWSFGILLWEIVTLGSSPYPGIPANEILKRLRSGYRMERPPNCSAALYNLMLSCWIEKPRDRPTFTVLRQQLDKLLCLTADNKYLELNDVSKTSFSDIAGEWFPI, encoded by the exons aTAGAGTGTATGAGGAATTGTACccagaaaccaaaaaatatcaaag CGCTCGACGAAGAAGCACAGGCAAATTTTACCCTCGTATGTCAAGACGTGGAATACATCGCTATCACTCATAGTCCTGGATTATTCATTATAgatcgacgaatgaaatttggaAACTGGAGTGATCCGCTGATA aCTAACTTGACCAAGGAATCGATCACGGGCTTGTCGCCAGGCACACGCTATCAATTTCGTTTACATCGCATCTTCATCGACGGGTTCTCTAAGCCCGAAGAAACCGACTGGATCGAGACTAAGaaag ACGCTTACATACCTAGCGGCGTTGAACAAGTATCGCAAAAAAGCCTTGAAGTCGATTCCGAAAATCCACTGCGTATGAGATTAGTAGTTAGTTTTACACCGAACAAAG AACGAAGCTGCGTTTACGAGGTGATATGCCGAACCGTCGTGAATATCAATAAATTGATAACGCTGCAGGAG CCAACGATCTTCGAAGCGAATTTCGAGGGCTTAGAACTTGGCGTCGAATATACCATACAGGCAGCGGCGCTGACTCGGAGTAGTTCGACCAGCACCAAAACGTCGATGATCGTACGCACACCTACGTGTTTAGAAATTTATGGGAATTTAACCATGTGCG CACCTCCTGAAGTGACGGGTCTGAACGCAGAGGCGATACCATTGGGAAATAATACTTACAACGTTATCGTGACGTGGGACGAACCAAAATTAATACCCGATTTTTTCGTGGTCTATCTTCACCCGATAGACATTATTTCGGGACATCTTTTGACGTGCAATGTTTCCGGG AATTCGACTGAAGCAATTTTTACGGAGGTCCAAATTCCGTCGCAATATGACGTGGCCATCGGGGGTTCGTCCGCAGGCGGACTCGGCAAATATGTAAGGGCAAATTTTCGCGCGGAGCCAAAATCTACGAACGTGTCAAGAG AACTGATCATCTCGAAAACCGGGACCATCGTGATGACCCTACTGGCAATCGTGGCAATCGTTGTCGGGACCGTAGCTTGCGCTTATCACAGGCATGGGAGACGGAATGTTAGGGAAAcgagatcgaataatttcaag AATATAACGGAAGGACATCTGATCGCTCCTTATCAGAGTCCAGATCAGAAGGATGCGGCTCGGGAGATGATAAAGGACGTCGGAGATCCAGAGCCATTCGTAGTTGGAGTTAAGAGTATGGAGGGTAGAG TCAAGAGTCTGCTGACCGCAATGGACGAGTATGAGATTGATCCGGAACTATTGGAGATCAAACGGGTTCTCGGGAGGGGTGCCTTCGGGATCGTGAGGCTTGGAAGTCTCAGAGATAATCGTGGACACTACACGGATGTGGCCGTAAAAATGCTCCGAG aAAATCCGAGCGCGGAGGATCTCAGAGATTTTGAACGCGAGATAAGAATGATGAAGTCAGTCGGCCAGCATCCGAACATCGTTTCTTTGGTGGGGTGCTGCACGATAAAACCGCGGCCTTTTTTAATCGTGGAATTCTGCTCAAAGGgtgatttacttttttttttgcgtgcG ATACACGAAGAAGCCACCGTGTCGGTGATCACATCGAGAAATCGCTACGAAACGACCCCGCCTTCCTCTAGCCCCAACGGAGTTCCGGTCGGAGATGAACGAAAGAAGGATTTATCCTCgtctc CAGTGAGCGAAGATGTTCGCGTTACGAGTTCTGTAGCAAATCGTGGCTACGATCTCGATCAAG ATTCTTCCAACGCCACCGAGACGGTCACGGTAACCGATCTTCTAAATTTCGGTCGTCAGATTGCCACGGGAATG GAGTTTCTCTCGTCGAATAGAGTCGTTCACCGTGATCTAGCGGCAAGAAACGTGCTCGTTTGCGAGGACCGTACCGTCAAGATATCAGATTTTGGACTGAGCAGGGATATCTATCAAGagaatgtatataaaaaacaGGGAAACGGACGACTTCCCGTGAAGTGGTTGGCCATTGAGGCGCTCACACATCAGGTCTACAGCACGTACAGTGACGT TTGGTCCTTTGGAATCCTCCTGTGGGAAATCGTCACTCTGGGAAGTAGTCCATATCCGGGGATTCCAGCTAATGAAATTCTGAAGCGATTGCGATCCGGTTACAGGATGGAACGGCCGCCAAACTGCAGCGCTGCTCT ATACAATCTGATGCTTTCCTGTTGGATCGAGAAGCCTAGGGATCGGCCAACTTTTACGGTGTTACGACAGCAATTGGACAAGCTTCTCTGCCTCACCGCCGACAACAAGTACCTCGAGTTAAACGACGTTTCTAAAACGTCGTTTTCCGATATCGCGGGGGAGTGGTTCCCGATTTGA
- the LOC105689540 gene encoding tyrosine-protein kinase receptor torso isoform X8 — translation MRLVVSFTPNKERSCVYEVICRTVVNINKLITLQEPTIFEANFEGLELGVEYTIQAAALTRSSSTSTKTSMIVRTPTCLEIYGNLTMCAPPEVTGLNAEAIPLGNNTYNVIVTWDEPKLIPDFFVVYLHPIDIISGHLLTCNVSGNSTEAIFTEVQIPSQYDVAIGGSSAGGLGKYVRANFRAEPKSTNVSRELIISKTGTIVMTLLAIVAIVVGTVACAYHRHGRRNVRETRSNNFKNITEGHLIAPYQSPDQKDAAREMIKDVGDPEPFVVGVKSMEGRVKSLLTAMDEYEIDPELLEIKRVLGRGAFGIVRLGSLRDNRGHYTDVAVKMLRENPSAEDLRDFEREIRMMKSVGQHPNIVSLVGCCTIKPRPFLIVEFCSKGDLLFFLRAVSLRKNTMGVETRYPGINDPDRGLQIHEEATVSVITSRNRYETTPPSSSPNGVPVGDERKKDLSSSPVSEDVRVTSSVANRGYDLDQDSSNATETVTVTDLLNFGRQIATGMEFLSSNRVVHRDLAARNVLVCEDRTVKISDFGLSRDIYQENVYKKQGNGRLPVKWLAIEALTHQVYSTYSDVWSFGILLWEIVTLGSSPYPGIPANEILKRLRSGYRMERPPNCSAALYNLMLSCWIEKPRDRPTFTVLRQQLDKLLCLTADNKYLELNDVSKTSFSDIAGEWFPI, via the exons ATGAGATTAGTAGTTAGTTTTACACCGAACAAAG AACGAAGCTGCGTTTACGAGGTGATATGCCGAACCGTCGTGAATATCAATAAATTGATAACGCTGCAGGAG CCAACGATCTTCGAAGCGAATTTCGAGGGCTTAGAACTTGGCGTCGAATATACCATACAGGCAGCGGCGCTGACTCGGAGTAGTTCGACCAGCACCAAAACGTCGATGATCGTACGCACACCTACGTGTTTAGAAATTTATGGGAATTTAACCATGTGCG CACCTCCTGAAGTGACGGGTCTGAACGCAGAGGCGATACCATTGGGAAATAATACTTACAACGTTATCGTGACGTGGGACGAACCAAAATTAATACCCGATTTTTTCGTGGTCTATCTTCACCCGATAGACATTATTTCGGGACATCTTTTGACGTGCAATGTTTCCGGG AATTCGACTGAAGCAATTTTTACGGAGGTCCAAATTCCGTCGCAATATGACGTGGCCATCGGGGGTTCGTCCGCAGGCGGACTCGGCAAATATGTAAGGGCAAATTTTCGCGCGGAGCCAAAATCTACGAACGTGTCAAGAG AACTGATCATCTCGAAAACCGGGACCATCGTGATGACCCTACTGGCAATCGTGGCAATCGTTGTCGGGACCGTAGCTTGCGCTTATCACAGGCATGGGAGACGGAATGTTAGGGAAAcgagatcgaataatttcaag AATATAACGGAAGGACATCTGATCGCTCCTTATCAGAGTCCAGATCAGAAGGATGCGGCTCGGGAGATGATAAAGGACGTCGGAGATCCAGAGCCATTCGTAGTTGGAGTTAAGAGTATGGAGGGTAGAG TCAAGAGTCTGCTGACCGCAATGGACGAGTATGAGATTGATCCGGAACTATTGGAGATCAAACGGGTTCTCGGGAGGGGTGCCTTCGGGATCGTGAGGCTTGGAAGTCTCAGAGATAATCGTGGACACTACACGGATGTGGCCGTAAAAATGCTCCGAG aAAATCCGAGCGCGGAGGATCTCAGAGATTTTGAACGCGAGATAAGAATGATGAAGTCAGTCGGCCAGCATCCGAACATCGTTTCTTTGGTGGGGTGCTGCACGATAAAACCGCGGCCTTTTTTAATCGTGGAATTCTGCTCAAAGGgtgatttacttttttttttgcgtgcGGTGAGTCTTCGAAAAAACACCATGGGAGTGGAAACTCGATATCCCGGTATTAACGATCCAGATCGTGGTCTACAGATACACGAAGAAGCCACCGTGTCGGTGATCACATCGAGAAATCGCTACGAAACGACCCCGCCTTCCTCTAGCCCCAACGGAGTTCCGGTCGGAGATGAACGAAAGAAGGATTTATCCTCgtctc CAGTGAGCGAAGATGTTCGCGTTACGAGTTCTGTAGCAAATCGTGGCTACGATCTCGATCAAG ATTCTTCCAACGCCACCGAGACGGTCACGGTAACCGATCTTCTAAATTTCGGTCGTCAGATTGCCACGGGAATG GAGTTTCTCTCGTCGAATAGAGTCGTTCACCGTGATCTAGCGGCAAGAAACGTGCTCGTTTGCGAGGACCGTACCGTCAAGATATCAGATTTTGGACTGAGCAGGGATATCTATCAAGagaatgtatataaaaaacaGGGAAACGGACGACTTCCCGTGAAGTGGTTGGCCATTGAGGCGCTCACACATCAGGTCTACAGCACGTACAGTGACGT TTGGTCCTTTGGAATCCTCCTGTGGGAAATCGTCACTCTGGGAAGTAGTCCATATCCGGGGATTCCAGCTAATGAAATTCTGAAGCGATTGCGATCCGGTTACAGGATGGAACGGCCGCCAAACTGCAGCGCTGCTCT ATACAATCTGATGCTTTCCTGTTGGATCGAGAAGCCTAGGGATCGGCCAACTTTTACGGTGTTACGACAGCAATTGGACAAGCTTCTCTGCCTCACCGCCGACAACAAGTACCTCGAGTTAAACGACGTTTCTAAAACGTCGTTTTCCGATATCGCGGGGGAGTGGTTCCCGATTTGA
- the LOC105689540 gene encoding tyrosine-protein kinase receptor torso isoform X2 — translation MQSFKSTTMSWFATFVLLVLQGVAVTFCELTFDDALLLATCILECEDIECMRNCTQKPKNIKALDEEAQANFTLVCQDVEYIAITHSPGLFIIDRRMKFGNWSDPLITNLTKESITGLSPGTRYQFRLHRIFIDGFSKPEETDWIETKKDAYIPSGVEQVSQKSLEVDSENPLRMRLVVSFTPNKERSCVYEVICRTVVNINKLITLQEPTIFEANFEGLELGVEYTIQAAALTRSSSTSTKTSMIVRTPTCLEIYGNLTMCAPPEVTGLNAEAIPLGNNTYNVIVTWDEPKLIPDFFVVYLHPIDIISGHLLTCNVSGNSTEAIFTEVQIPSQYDVAIGGSSAGGLGKYVRANFRAEPKSTNVSRELIISKTGTIVMTLLAIVAIVVGTVACAYHRHGRRNVRETRSNNFKNITEGHLIAPYQSPDQKDAAREMIKDVGDPEPFVVGVKSMEGRVKSLLTAMDEYEIDPELLEIKRVLGRGAFGIVRLGSLRDNRGHYTDVAVKMLRENPSAEDLRDFEREIRMMKSVGQHPNIVSLVGCCTIKPRPFLIVEFCSKGDLLFFLRAVSLRKNTMGVETRYPGINDPDRGLQIHEEATVSVITSRNRYETTPPSSSPNGVPVGDERKKDLSSSLSEDVRVTSSVANRGYDLDQDSSNATETVTVTDLLNFGRQIATGMEFLSSNRVVHRDLAARNVLVCEDRTVKISDFGLSRDIYQENVYKKQGNGRLPVKWLAIEALTHQVYSTYSDVWSFGILLWEIVTLGSSPYPGIPANEILKRLRSGYRMERPPNCSAALYNLMLSCWIEKPRDRPTFTVLRQQLDKLLCLTADNKYLELNDVSKTSFSDIAGEWFPI, via the exons aTAGAGTGTATGAGGAATTGTACccagaaaccaaaaaatatcaaag CGCTCGACGAAGAAGCACAGGCAAATTTTACCCTCGTATGTCAAGACGTGGAATACATCGCTATCACTCATAGTCCTGGATTATTCATTATAgatcgacgaatgaaatttggaAACTGGAGTGATCCGCTGATA aCTAACTTGACCAAGGAATCGATCACGGGCTTGTCGCCAGGCACACGCTATCAATTTCGTTTACATCGCATCTTCATCGACGGGTTCTCTAAGCCCGAAGAAACCGACTGGATCGAGACTAAGaaag ACGCTTACATACCTAGCGGCGTTGAACAAGTATCGCAAAAAAGCCTTGAAGTCGATTCCGAAAATCCACTGCGTATGAGATTAGTAGTTAGTTTTACACCGAACAAAG AACGAAGCTGCGTTTACGAGGTGATATGCCGAACCGTCGTGAATATCAATAAATTGATAACGCTGCAGGAG CCAACGATCTTCGAAGCGAATTTCGAGGGCTTAGAACTTGGCGTCGAATATACCATACAGGCAGCGGCGCTGACTCGGAGTAGTTCGACCAGCACCAAAACGTCGATGATCGTACGCACACCTACGTGTTTAGAAATTTATGGGAATTTAACCATGTGCG CACCTCCTGAAGTGACGGGTCTGAACGCAGAGGCGATACCATTGGGAAATAATACTTACAACGTTATCGTGACGTGGGACGAACCAAAATTAATACCCGATTTTTTCGTGGTCTATCTTCACCCGATAGACATTATTTCGGGACATCTTTTGACGTGCAATGTTTCCGGG AATTCGACTGAAGCAATTTTTACGGAGGTCCAAATTCCGTCGCAATATGACGTGGCCATCGGGGGTTCGTCCGCAGGCGGACTCGGCAAATATGTAAGGGCAAATTTTCGCGCGGAGCCAAAATCTACGAACGTGTCAAGAG AACTGATCATCTCGAAAACCGGGACCATCGTGATGACCCTACTGGCAATCGTGGCAATCGTTGTCGGGACCGTAGCTTGCGCTTATCACAGGCATGGGAGACGGAATGTTAGGGAAAcgagatcgaataatttcaag AATATAACGGAAGGACATCTGATCGCTCCTTATCAGAGTCCAGATCAGAAGGATGCGGCTCGGGAGATGATAAAGGACGTCGGAGATCCAGAGCCATTCGTAGTTGGAGTTAAGAGTATGGAGGGTAGAG TCAAGAGTCTGCTGACCGCAATGGACGAGTATGAGATTGATCCGGAACTATTGGAGATCAAACGGGTTCTCGGGAGGGGTGCCTTCGGGATCGTGAGGCTTGGAAGTCTCAGAGATAATCGTGGACACTACACGGATGTGGCCGTAAAAATGCTCCGAG aAAATCCGAGCGCGGAGGATCTCAGAGATTTTGAACGCGAGATAAGAATGATGAAGTCAGTCGGCCAGCATCCGAACATCGTTTCTTTGGTGGGGTGCTGCACGATAAAACCGCGGCCTTTTTTAATCGTGGAATTCTGCTCAAAGGgtgatttacttttttttttgcgtgcGGTGAGTCTTCGAAAAAACACCATGGGAGTGGAAACTCGATATCCCGGTATTAACGATCCAGATCGTGGTCTACAGATACACGAAGAAGCCACCGTGTCGGTGATCACATCGAGAAATCGCTACGAAACGACCCCGCCTTCCTCTAGCCCCAACGGAGTTCCGGTCGGAGATGAACGAAAGAAGGATTTATCCTCgtctc TGAGCGAAGATGTTCGCGTTACGAGTTCTGTAGCAAATCGTGGCTACGATCTCGATCAAG ATTCTTCCAACGCCACCGAGACGGTCACGGTAACCGATCTTCTAAATTTCGGTCGTCAGATTGCCACGGGAATG GAGTTTCTCTCGTCGAATAGAGTCGTTCACCGTGATCTAGCGGCAAGAAACGTGCTCGTTTGCGAGGACCGTACCGTCAAGATATCAGATTTTGGACTGAGCAGGGATATCTATCAAGagaatgtatataaaaaacaGGGAAACGGACGACTTCCCGTGAAGTGGTTGGCCATTGAGGCGCTCACACATCAGGTCTACAGCACGTACAGTGACGT TTGGTCCTTTGGAATCCTCCTGTGGGAAATCGTCACTCTGGGAAGTAGTCCATATCCGGGGATTCCAGCTAATGAAATTCTGAAGCGATTGCGATCCGGTTACAGGATGGAACGGCCGCCAAACTGCAGCGCTGCTCT ATACAATCTGATGCTTTCCTGTTGGATCGAGAAGCCTAGGGATCGGCCAACTTTTACGGTGTTACGACAGCAATTGGACAAGCTTCTCTGCCTCACCGCCGACAACAAGTACCTCGAGTTAAACGACGTTTCTAAAACGTCGTTTTCCGATATCGCGGGGGAGTGGTTCCCGATTTGA
- the LOC105689540 gene encoding tyrosine-protein kinase receptor torso isoform X1 — translation MQSFKSTTMSWFATFVLLVLQGVAVTFCELTFDDALLLATCILECEDIECMRNCTQKPKNIKALDEEAQANFTLVCQDVEYIAITHSPGLFIIDRRMKFGNWSDPLITNLTKESITGLSPGTRYQFRLHRIFIDGFSKPEETDWIETKKDAYIPSGVEQVSQKSLEVDSENPLRMRLVVSFTPNKERSCVYEVICRTVVNINKLITLQEPTIFEANFEGLELGVEYTIQAAALTRSSSTSTKTSMIVRTPTCLEIYGNLTMCAPPEVTGLNAEAIPLGNNTYNVIVTWDEPKLIPDFFVVYLHPIDIISGHLLTCNVSGNSTEAIFTEVQIPSQYDVAIGGSSAGGLGKYVRANFRAEPKSTNVSRELIISKTGTIVMTLLAIVAIVVGTVACAYHRHGRRNVRETRSNNFKNITEGHLIAPYQSPDQKDAAREMIKDVGDPEPFVVGVKSMEGRVKSLLTAMDEYEIDPELLEIKRVLGRGAFGIVRLGSLRDNRGHYTDVAVKMLRENPSAEDLRDFEREIRMMKSVGQHPNIVSLVGCCTIKPRPFLIVEFCSKGDLLFFLRAVSLRKNTMGVETRYPGINDPDRGLQIHEEATVSVITSRNRYETTPPSSSPNGVPVGDERKKDLSSSPVSEDVRVTSSVANRGYDLDQDSSNATETVTVTDLLNFGRQIATGMEFLSSNRVVHRDLAARNVLVCEDRTVKISDFGLSRDIYQENVYKKQGNGRLPVKWLAIEALTHQVYSTYSDVWSFGILLWEIVTLGSSPYPGIPANEILKRLRSGYRMERPPNCSAALYNLMLSCWIEKPRDRPTFTVLRQQLDKLLCLTADNKYLELNDVSKTSFSDIAGEWFPI, via the exons aTAGAGTGTATGAGGAATTGTACccagaaaccaaaaaatatcaaag CGCTCGACGAAGAAGCACAGGCAAATTTTACCCTCGTATGTCAAGACGTGGAATACATCGCTATCACTCATAGTCCTGGATTATTCATTATAgatcgacgaatgaaatttggaAACTGGAGTGATCCGCTGATA aCTAACTTGACCAAGGAATCGATCACGGGCTTGTCGCCAGGCACACGCTATCAATTTCGTTTACATCGCATCTTCATCGACGGGTTCTCTAAGCCCGAAGAAACCGACTGGATCGAGACTAAGaaag ACGCTTACATACCTAGCGGCGTTGAACAAGTATCGCAAAAAAGCCTTGAAGTCGATTCCGAAAATCCACTGCGTATGAGATTAGTAGTTAGTTTTACACCGAACAAAG AACGAAGCTGCGTTTACGAGGTGATATGCCGAACCGTCGTGAATATCAATAAATTGATAACGCTGCAGGAG CCAACGATCTTCGAAGCGAATTTCGAGGGCTTAGAACTTGGCGTCGAATATACCATACAGGCAGCGGCGCTGACTCGGAGTAGTTCGACCAGCACCAAAACGTCGATGATCGTACGCACACCTACGTGTTTAGAAATTTATGGGAATTTAACCATGTGCG CACCTCCTGAAGTGACGGGTCTGAACGCAGAGGCGATACCATTGGGAAATAATACTTACAACGTTATCGTGACGTGGGACGAACCAAAATTAATACCCGATTTTTTCGTGGTCTATCTTCACCCGATAGACATTATTTCGGGACATCTTTTGACGTGCAATGTTTCCGGG AATTCGACTGAAGCAATTTTTACGGAGGTCCAAATTCCGTCGCAATATGACGTGGCCATCGGGGGTTCGTCCGCAGGCGGACTCGGCAAATATGTAAGGGCAAATTTTCGCGCGGAGCCAAAATCTACGAACGTGTCAAGAG AACTGATCATCTCGAAAACCGGGACCATCGTGATGACCCTACTGGCAATCGTGGCAATCGTTGTCGGGACCGTAGCTTGCGCTTATCACAGGCATGGGAGACGGAATGTTAGGGAAAcgagatcgaataatttcaag AATATAACGGAAGGACATCTGATCGCTCCTTATCAGAGTCCAGATCAGAAGGATGCGGCTCGGGAGATGATAAAGGACGTCGGAGATCCAGAGCCATTCGTAGTTGGAGTTAAGAGTATGGAGGGTAGAG TCAAGAGTCTGCTGACCGCAATGGACGAGTATGAGATTGATCCGGAACTATTGGAGATCAAACGGGTTCTCGGGAGGGGTGCCTTCGGGATCGTGAGGCTTGGAAGTCTCAGAGATAATCGTGGACACTACACGGATGTGGCCGTAAAAATGCTCCGAG aAAATCCGAGCGCGGAGGATCTCAGAGATTTTGAACGCGAGATAAGAATGATGAAGTCAGTCGGCCAGCATCCGAACATCGTTTCTTTGGTGGGGTGCTGCACGATAAAACCGCGGCCTTTTTTAATCGTGGAATTCTGCTCAAAGGgtgatttacttttttttttgcgtgcGGTGAGTCTTCGAAAAAACACCATGGGAGTGGAAACTCGATATCCCGGTATTAACGATCCAGATCGTGGTCTACAGATACACGAAGAAGCCACCGTGTCGGTGATCACATCGAGAAATCGCTACGAAACGACCCCGCCTTCCTCTAGCCCCAACGGAGTTCCGGTCGGAGATGAACGAAAGAAGGATTTATCCTCgtctc CAGTGAGCGAAGATGTTCGCGTTACGAGTTCTGTAGCAAATCGTGGCTACGATCTCGATCAAG ATTCTTCCAACGCCACCGAGACGGTCACGGTAACCGATCTTCTAAATTTCGGTCGTCAGATTGCCACGGGAATG GAGTTTCTCTCGTCGAATAGAGTCGTTCACCGTGATCTAGCGGCAAGAAACGTGCTCGTTTGCGAGGACCGTACCGTCAAGATATCAGATTTTGGACTGAGCAGGGATATCTATCAAGagaatgtatataaaaaacaGGGAAACGGACGACTTCCCGTGAAGTGGTTGGCCATTGAGGCGCTCACACATCAGGTCTACAGCACGTACAGTGACGT TTGGTCCTTTGGAATCCTCCTGTGGGAAATCGTCACTCTGGGAAGTAGTCCATATCCGGGGATTCCAGCTAATGAAATTCTGAAGCGATTGCGATCCGGTTACAGGATGGAACGGCCGCCAAACTGCAGCGCTGCTCT ATACAATCTGATGCTTTCCTGTTGGATCGAGAAGCCTAGGGATCGGCCAACTTTTACGGTGTTACGACAGCAATTGGACAAGCTTCTCTGCCTCACCGCCGACAACAAGTACCTCGAGTTAAACGACGTTTCTAAAACGTCGTTTTCCGATATCGCGGGGGAGTGGTTCCCGATTTGA